From the Vicinamibacteria bacterium genome, one window contains:
- a CDS encoding NYN domain-containing protein, translating into MPEEPKLALFIDLENLALGAVQAKLDDFDIQKVLERLVEKGKIIVKKAYADWTSYKKFKQRLHESGIELIDIPQRRYSGKNSADIKMVVDAIDLCYSKEHINYFVLASGDSDFAPLVAKLKENDKTVIGVGLRQSTSELLSGSCDEFIFYDDLVQKAPSGTQVLANVPKKKQKAFEMVLDAIDALKREDKDVIWSSMVKQTIKRKQPSFSETTYGYSNFSELLVDGARLGLFEIKKDDKSGSYVISDASKKS; encoded by the coding sequence ATGCCCGAGGAACCCAAGCTCGCCCTCTTCATCGATCTGGAGAATCTCGCGCTCGGCGCCGTTCAGGCCAAGCTGGATGATTTCGACATCCAAAAGGTTCTCGAGCGTCTCGTCGAGAAGGGCAAGATCATCGTCAAGAAAGCCTACGCGGACTGGACGAGCTACAAGAAGTTCAAACAGCGCCTTCACGAGTCGGGTATCGAGCTCATCGATATTCCCCAGCGTCGCTACAGCGGAAAGAACAGCGCCGACATCAAAATGGTGGTGGATGCCATCGATCTCTGCTACTCGAAGGAGCACATCAATTACTTCGTGCTCGCGTCGGGTGACAGCGACTTCGCTCCCCTGGTAGCCAAGCTGAAGGAGAACGACAAGACGGTCATCGGGGTCGGGTTGCGTCAATCGACGTCCGAGCTGCTGTCGGGCAGCTGCGACGAGTTCATTTTCTACGACGATCTCGTCCAGAAGGCACCATCGGGAACACAAGTGCTCGCCAACGTTCCCAAGAAGAAGCAGAAGGCCTTCGAGATGGTCCTCGACGCAATCGACGCCCTGAAGCGCGAGGACAAGGACGTCATCTGGAGCTCGATGGTCAAGCAGACCATCAAGAGAAAACAGCCGTCGTTCAGTGAAACGACTTACGGCTACTCGAACTTCAGCGAGCTCCTGGTAGACGGAGCCCGCCTGGGTCTGTTCGAGATCAAGAAAGACGACAAGAGCGGTTCTTACGTGATCTCTGACGCGAGTAAGAAATCCTGA